ctaggtcgcaaatattcaaacaccaaaatatatttcaaaagttatgagcatttgaattttttttctgccataatttttgtgatttcaagactttacggtcacaccaaagGCTtagtactcaacaccaaactaaaaactaagtctcaaacgGTTTAAgggaatgtcctctattatctaggtccaaaatattcaaacaccaaaataaatttcaaaagttatgtgcatttgaagttttttctgccataatttttgtgatttcaagacttcaCGGTGacaccacaggcttagtactcaacaccaaaataaaaaataagtctCAAAATGTTCAGGGGAATATCCTCTACTACCTTTAATAATAAGATATGAGTAGGGCTACGAAGTACAAACCAGCAGAAACGGAGAAAAAAGCCAAGTCCATTTAATTGGTACCGTACGAAGGCAATGTCTCCCAGCATATTCAAAGAAAGAACTGCGTGTATACGAACATGTGCTGTGCAATAACACAGGAGGAATGCATCACAGCAGTCacttaaaaaagttttctagTTAAGACATGCTGCGTTCACACTGCTTGAAGGGATGCAGCTTTAAAAAACATGACGAAACGGGAATGTGGATGGGTATTAGTCTATCTCTCGCCGGCCCTAGTGAGTCGCTcgcattttcattttgttaaaataaaaaaacactgcGTCCCTACGTTGCTAGTCTGAACTCACCTTTAAAGCTGTTTAAAGGCAGTTGCCAAGGAACTGAAGACCTGTACGGATATAACATTGAAAGTGCAGCAGTCACAGCAGCACCATTGACATTTGAACGTTATTATTACACCTCAATCGTGCAGCAGCACAAATTGGACGTATATTTTTCTCGgacaaatttaattgttttagttAGCCCCGCAACGCAATATTCCAATAAAATTAGCTGCAAATAAGAAACCTATTAAACTTAAACGTGTCCACTTAATTGTAAGGAAAAGCATGTCAAGCATCTTATTGTGCGATTTGAGTTTGAAGCGTTTCAATACCACACCCAAATGGAATGTATTAATGTTGGGTGTATTACTACTCCTTTTGATATTGGGCGTGATCATTTCTTTCATTGTTACCCGAAATCATCTTCAGAAAACAGGTGACTGTTGGCCACCTTTTTGCTTGCATTCCTCAACGGCCGCATTGACGTAAGAACggacaaatttcaaacaataatAATTGTGCATGATTCTGTAGCCTAATGGATTTACTATTTATTTGGTCATTAAGTACTGATGATGTGGAATGGCTCGGTGAAGAGCTTCCACTGTGCACGGGGAATTTACTTGACAAGCGCGAACACCACTACGCAAAAGAAGCTAACGGATCGTACCACAACAGTCAAATGATATCCAAATTGGGATCGTGTCAACTGATCCGTTACACTTTTGAACAAGTTGTCGGCTGTTTTGATGCGCTGTATGAGCGACATTACTTATTCGCCGGGAATTTTTCTAATAATGTGACTCTCATCAACAGACCCAATAGGACTTTGCATTTTGCATTTATAGGTGATTCTAGAATGCGTCAGCAGTTTTTAAACTTCCTCAAGGTACCTGTGATACAGTGAGAATAAAAGCATTTCTTCTTTAAcgttcaaaatatttagttGATTCCAGATTACGATCGAATATCGCAACCGAGTCCGATTCCTGCACAGTATCATGGTGACATTGAAATTACCAGTGCCATGCTCGAACTGCATCTATCATTTAAATGGCGACCTATTATCACCGATGCAATAATCAATACGGTGCGTCAGTGGGCAACTGATAATCAAACTGATCCGCCCAACTTGATTTTTCTTGGTAAAGTTCCCATAAAGTGTAAGATTTCGTAACGTTGGCTATATACATCACAACGATTTTTTATGACAGGCATTGCCGTGTGGCACATGCTGCAGTCCCAAGGCGCCGATTTCAGTctttatcagaagaaactgaCGGAATTTGCGCCAATCCTCGGTCAATTGTCAAACGTCAGCCAAGTCATTTGGCTTAACCAGTACCCAACGGTGGATTTCTACGGGAATATTAATGCTCACAACACGGAGATACATTTGCAGAAGATTCATCACTACAATCAAGCCGTCCACCGAATACTTGGGTTGGTTGAACCTACAAATGATATACAGTATAATCCTGTTAAAACCCATTTTATCGCTCGTTTTTTTGTGATCTCAAACGAAAcacacaaaatttattttaatgaacttGAATTACAATTTGATGAATTACAGAGATTACAAACGTGTCCGGATATGGGATTCAAGCAATCCGCTGGCCGAAGAATATGTTCGTGCCTGTTCCTTTTCACAACGAGTCCAGTACGCTACACAGCCGCGTTAAActgcttattttaacgatttccAGTACCTACACACCCCTAACAGTTTCAGTACCCTTCAAAAGGGTCGAATATGCTACTGAAACGCAATTCAGTATTTTACTGTACTTGCTTAAGTACAAATTCTCTACTAACCATTCATTTGCCTACTTTTTACGTTATTCCTAGTGAAACTGTTAGTAGGCATAGTTCTGTTCAGTAGGTTGGTCC
The sequence above is drawn from the Daphnia pulicaria isolate SC F1-1A chromosome 1, SC_F0-13Bv2, whole genome shotgun sequence genome and encodes:
- the LOC124320352 gene encoding N-acetylneuraminate 9-O-acetyltransferase-like, producing MLGVLLLLLILGVIISFIVTRNHLQKTGDCWPPFCLHSSTAALTTDDVEWLGEELPLCTGNLLDKREHHYAKEANGSYHNSQMISKLGSCQLIRYTFEQVVGCFDALYERHYLFAGNFSNNVTLINRPNRTLHFAFIGDSRMRQQFLNFLKLIPDYDRISQPSPIPAQYHGDIEITSAMLELHLSFKWRPIITDAIINTVRQWATDNQTDPPNLIFLGIAVWHMLQSQGADFSLYQKKLTEFAPILGQLSNVSQVIWLNQYPTVDFYGNINAHNTEIHLQKIHHYNQAVHRILGDYKRVRIWDSSNPLAEEYVRACSFSQRVQYATQPR